CTGGGAATCCCTGTGGTGAAGGTGGGCAGAGGAGTGGGTCCTTGTGGAGAGGACACAAAGGGAGGTGGGGCGGACACGAAGGGGGGTGGTACCGAGCTGATACCTCCCAGACTTTCATTTACTCTCTTGGGGGCTAAGGGCCGGAAAATAACCGAAGTTGTACCTGTTCGATGCCCTTGTAAGCCAGGGGTAAAGGGCCTTGCTGACCTGTTAAAGATGCCTGGAGCTGGACTGGGGGCTCCACCACTTAGAAGGAAGGGTCTGGGACTGGCTACAGAGGCCGGCAAAGAGCTGGGTGGGAGCACAGCCGCCTCTGGAGGAGCACTCTGGGCTCTAGGTGGTGACTGCAGACCTTGCCCATTGAATATGGCTGGACCCACCTGAGTCAGCTCCAGGGTGCTAGAGGCTGCACGCTGGCGCTGCTGTTCAAAGAGCTGGACCCCTCGCCCAGAGACCTCGCTCAGCTGCCCTCCCAGCCCGGCACCCTGGCCCTCTGATGCGCCTGAGCCCACCCTGGCCAACTCCATGTCCAGATAGGGGCTGTCCCAGTCAGATTGATTGGTGAGGCTGCGGGCGTCGGAGAAGGCCTCTTCGTCCAACTCCGACTCACTCGTTGGTGGGACgccgtcctcctcctcctctgtgcCTGTCCCAGCCGCAGCCCCAAAGCTCACTAGGGTGTACTTCTTGGCTCTCTGCCTCCGTTTCTTAAACATAAGCACCCCCTTGGAGTGAGGGTTGGGGGCTGCAGTTAGCAGGGATGCAATGGTCCGGCATTTGGTCTTTGCCTCCTTCACACTCTTCTCTTGAAGGCTCTCCACATGTTGCAGTTCTGAGGAAACCAAGAGGCAAATTGATCAACCCAGCTTCTCAGCCTCTTCTAATCCTGCTTTTTGAAGCACCAACACCAATACCACCACCCCAAGCCAGCTCTCTCCCATCTCTTGTCTTCACTGGCGGTGCCCACAACGTGTCTTGCCTGTGGCAAAGTTCTCTGACTTGGGGACAAAGTGGAGGGTGAAAAGTGAAACCAAGGACAGTGACACTGCCCTGACCACAGCTCTTTTCCTATCTTCTCTTTCCTCTATTCTGCTTCAACTTCCCAGAGATGTGCCCTTAGCCACCTCACCCACATTCCTCCGCGGCCTCCCTTTCCTGACTGGcaatgtgggggaggggaagcgtCATTCTCCATGGCAGGCAGGGGAATAAGGCAGGTCTCGGGGAGAAAAGATGAGAAGGGGCACTTTTCTCCTAGCGTAGAAGCTATGTTAAGAGGCTCCTCACAAAGTTTGGAATTTATCCTCTTTTCCCACCTACAACCAAAACACACAAGATCATGAAGATCTTCATTCACAATTTCACCTGTCATGTAGTTCACATCATAAGCACTCATAGAAATAACTCCCATCACATTTCAACAAGAGTATCAGTGTACTGAAAGCCAGCTGTGGACGTAATTATGTACTTTTCACTCTCATTTGTATATGGATACCAGCTTACATATATCTCAGTTCGCATACACATTTGTAAATATACCTGTCTTAACATGAAAACACAGCCACATTCACAGACCTACGTGTCCCAGGTGGCTCTCTTCTTCCCAGAGTTTCCCTTGCAGAGACCCTGTTACTAAGAGTTTGGACAGAATTTTAGAGTTGCTCTCGGCCTTCCAACTGCCAAAATTCTTCTTCGTATTTCTCTGTATTTCATACCCCTGCTACTCACAGTCAGGGATATTCTTGGATCCAAGACACAGGAAAAGCCAGAGCACTCCCTCCAAATCTTTAGGGTCCTTCAAGTTCACCAGGTAAATATATTCTCCTTTCCCCCAAGTtggagggtgggagtggggtaAGTTTCTTTAGGGTCAGAACTGCTCAGGCAGCCACCCCAAGGCAGGCTTGCAAAAGACTGTGCTGAAGACAAGCAAGGCAGGGCTTCCAGTGCCATGTGGGGCCTAGATAGGTGGGGCCAAGAAGTAGGAGAGGCTGTCCTGCTGCTAAAACCCCGCCTTAGACATTTATACTCTCTAGACCATGGTCCTACTTCCTCCTCAAAAATTCTTGAAATTCCATCTACTTTCCATTCAAGATACCAAGCTGGTTTCTAATTAAGGCTTTCATTCCTCTCATCCCAACGTGTATAATAGAGAATAGTACTGTAAATGAGAAAATAGACACTGGAATCAGTTCAGTTCagatttttagttctttgaagaGTGACTTCACCTCATTGaagttcagtttcctcatctgtaaatgaggATGATAATGACTACCTCATAGAGTTGgtatgaggattaagtgagataatataaGTAAATTTAGCACTTAACACAGTGCTAAGGCTCACTGTGAGCAACCATTACTCTCAAAACTTTCTTGACACtactgtatatatatacagaCACTTTCTTGTGCACACATATCATCTCCATCATCTCCCACCCACTCACACATGCCTGCTTTCATGTATTCATAAGGTACTCCCACCTCTCTCACACATGCTTTCTGTTCCTATGAGCTTTTTACAGCATATGTGATCATAAGCCCTTTGACCTGTGTGCATAGCATCAACCCATTCTGAGAAAGAAGCAGTAACACTctccagagaaaaggaaaaagaggacaGTAACAAGAAGGAGGGAACAAGAGAGTATGACTTTTCCCAAAGACCACCCTTCCCAAATGGTTGAGGTTTCACCCTCCATTCTAGACTCTAGTATTCTCTTGAATATGGGGAGGTAGTACCTGCATAGAATGGGTCTTTGAGCTCAGGAACTGGGCTTGGGACTTTGTCGAAGCTGGCTTGGCTGAAGGGCTCTTGGATGATGGGCTCAAAGGTCTTGGTCTCCATGGCGAGAAAGGCAGTGTTGGCTGGAGCAGGACCAATTTGAGCCATCCCCAGTGCCTTTTAAAGCCCCTTTGTCTTATCCCCAGAGCTGGCAGCTGAGTGAGCTCACTGGGCTATTTTTGGAGCCTGgccccttcccttcttccactGCCCCACAAGTCCTGGTGTGATGGACATGGGCACctgcctcccctgcccccaccccacccctctggACAATGAGGTTTGCTTAGCTAAAAATATCCCTGAGCCACTAACTACaatctcactcagcatgatgggAAGGAAGGAGTGCTAAAATGAGAATTGGGAATAAGTATGGGATCCTGAGCATGAATCTGTAATTTCTTTGTGGGATATTGAACACTTGGGGATGTCAGACTCTAAACTATCATGCCCTTAGCCTCTATTCAAACTCAGAGACATAAAATTCTATGGATCGGGAATCAGAATGGTAAAGGGGGGGGGACAAAAAAACTAGAGGGGGAATCCTGAGATTTCAAAAGTGACAAATAAAGGTCCCTATGAGGGGCAAAGGGCAGGGAGAAACTTTACTCTTAGAGCTGGCTCTGTGGCGCACATCAAAGATAGCAGAGTCTTAGATAAGTGGATTTGGCTTTTTCTGCCCAGACCTACATTTTTGCCTGAGATAAGGAGCCGAAGATCCCTCCCTCTCCTACTTCCTAGGGATCTCATGACCACCCTAGAGCCTCCCAGTTCATAGGAATCTCAGCTGAACTTACAAATGTCAAAGATAGCACTGATACTATGGTTGTAATTAACACTGTAAAGAGCTCCTATAGCCTTATCCTGCTTCCAAATACTCCCCTTCCCTGTGCCACCCCCAACCCCATCCTGATACCTAGCAAAACAACAGTAACCATATAACCCCTCATCTATTCATGCCACTTTTCAATTTCCCTACTTAGTCTGTTCTTGGGTTGGATTGAACCACCTGTACCTATTTGCCACACTGgttcaaatagcaaaaataataggGACCCAGAGAATAATTATTCTCCCCTTCCACTGTCACTCTTCCCTAATTGTCTCAAAGACTGTGTCCAGCAGGCATGAGGTAGATAGCATGGATGGATATGGAGGCATAGATTTAGGGCTTAGATCCTGGCTAGGAAAAAAAGAGTTCAGGCACTCACTGGCTTGCTTGGCCTTCTGGGTGTAGGTGGTAGTAAGATCTTCTGCCACTGGGTGGGGAACAGGCCCCACCATAGGGATGAGATGAGGGCCAGGCCGGAGTGGACCATGGGGTAACAGCAGCGCCTCGGCTGGGGGTGGTTGAAGGGCTGCCCCTTCCTCCCAAGATGGGGAGCTCACACGACTGTCACCCTGGCTGggagggccagggatggcaggtgCTGGCTCTGCAGGGCTGTCAGACAGGTAGACTTCATCAGGTGGGGCTCCTGGAGGGGCGGGTCTTGTGGGGCCTCGACGGCGGGGGCGGCGGGGCTTCTCATGGGTGGCAGGGCCATCAACATCACTGTCTGTCTCTCCGTAGTAAGCCTCACTGTCAGGGGGTGAACGAAGGCTCCCAGGCTGAAGAGGCTGAGGAACTGGAGCACCAGGGGGCTCAGGACTCAGTGGAGATAAGGGTGACAACACCTGAAGCTCTCCAGGGGATGGAGATCTCACAGGTCCTTCATCTGCTACCCTGAATGGGAAAGACATCAGGACTTGAGAGAGGAGCCTTATTCCTAAAGACTAGAGAGATatggaggggtgggaggagagataATGGAGCAAGATTGGATTAGCATACAGTTGGAATGGATGGACTGATGGACTGGGAATACTGAAGATCTGAAGACAAAGTGAGAGGCAAATGTGCTTGGAAGGCTGTGTGTGGAAATGGGCTTTGAGGAAGCTATGAGGAGGACATAGGCCAAGGGTCAAAATAGGCCCATTTCTCAAATACCCACTTGACTACGCATCACTTAATTACAATACATTCAAATCCTCTGGGAGGCATACACAAACATTTATACTCCAGCAGAAACCCAAGAGCAGAAATTGGTACTTGTTAGTTGCTGAGCCAGGCCAGTGACACATGGAGCTGAGACGGGCAATCAGAGTCCTGGACCTAGGGGCAAAGGAAATAAGTCCATACCTCCTCAAAGTGAGGACCAACTGATTTCCCGAGGCATCAATGAGGTTCATAGCACTGGCATGAGAGAGGCTGGTGCAAGAAACCCCATTGATTGCCAAGAGCTGGTCCCTCTCTCGGAGTCCTGCCCTGCCAGCCTGGCTCCGTCTTCGAATCTGAAATGTTGAAGAAGACATTGTAAATGATGAAGGACttaaaaggaaatagaatgagagaaaagattCACAGAATTTTACTTTGAAGGGTAAAAAGAGTGAGGAAGTGCATGGGACTACAGCTGAGGAGGACCATCTAGAGGGAAGGTGCAGATTGGTGGGCGGTAGGGTAATCACTGCATGAAAGAAGCTTGGAGAAAACTGCATGGAGGAGGAACTAGAAATggtggtatatccccaagatttTCCACCAAGGGCAATATTTCTACTAGCCAATAGTTATTTCCTAGGCCTTGGAATCACagattaaaattttagaaattacaagttaaaattttaaaagagtcGTCCAGACTGAGGCAGTCCAGCCTGATTCTGGTATGTTGTgattgtgtgttgtgtgtgtgtgcatgcgtgcactatgcatgtgcacacatggcTAACATTTATTGCGTTCTTACTGTTAGGTACTATGCTGTATGTGGTATTGTATTTAGTTCTTAGTATGATTCTATGAAGTACTATCATTGCCCACATTTTATAGTTCAGAAAACTAAGTCTGTAGAATAAAACCAGAAGGGTAATGACATCATCAGAAAGACCAGATATTGCCATAACCATCGTAGCTTGTAAAACAAAAGTCGTGCCTAGTGAGAGAAAGGATCTGACTTAGAGAAAGACTTAAGGGCATGGGCAAGGCAGGGTAGGGCAGgacagggctgggctgggctgggctaggTGAGACAGTCTCAGTTTGTCACATATCAGCTTAGTCAGAGAGAAATTAGAACCTTCCCTACATTCCTGAAGTTTGGAATAGAGGCACACACATAGAAGAAGAAAGACTGGATGACCAGATCAGGCTTCTGCTACCACAGTGCTACAGGAAACTGAAGCAGGGCCTTCTTTTACTCTGCTCCCTAGAAACCAGGAGTTGCCTTTTCTATTAGCTCACCAGAAAATGCTATGGTCAGATACTCCCCTTCCAGACTTGAGCATGCTTCCCTGCCCACCTGCCCACCTTCCCACCACCTCTTCACAGCCCCTCAGTAACTCCCTCCCTCAGTGGGACTCTCCCCAGATTCCCTTGGGTTCCCTTCCTCTGAAACTTCATTTCAGGGGTTCTCCCTTACCTTGGACACCTGTAAGGGTTTCCTCTGTTCGGCCCCCCCGTGAAGTCGGAAGCCCCAAGGGGCTCCCCCTGATAATGTGACCAGCACCTCCTCCTCAGCACCCATCGCTCAGCTTGGCCTATGGCCTCTGGAGTATGAACAGTGTCTTAGGGAGAGAAGTTGAGGTGCTGGTACCCCGTCCGGTCTGCCTGTCTGGCTGTCCTGCTCCTGCCGCTGGAAGCCTCCCCCCTACCCTCCACCAAACACCACAGGCTGGTAACTTGGCCCTGGGATCAGTACAGTCCAGCACACATGTCCCGTCAATCGGAGCTGTGCTCAAAATAGTTGCCGGCTGTACTCTCCTCCCTCCCATAGCCCTGTTACTCCTAGAACTAATTATAGCGTAAACTTCTGCCCTCCATGTCCTCCTTTCTACTGCATGAGCCTTTTACTTAGGACTCAGTACTAGCTCTCTGGACTCTATAACTAATATATGCCCTTTCAGGGACCATGCCTTCCCTCATAGGATCATGAACTAATCCCAATTGCTTCTCTCCAGGACAGCTGGACAGGCCGGCTTGGTGGGGTGTCAGTGCCTCAGCTTCTCTCACTGGGACACCGCCCAAACTCCAAGAGCCATAGGCCAAGCTGAGTGATGGGTCTTGGGTGCTGATCACATTTTCAGCCCATTTTAAAGTGGCAGTGGCCATAGCCACAGGAGCTTCAGTTCCAAGGTGGCAAGAAACAACCTTCCATGCAAGCTCCCAAGAAATAGTGCCCCTTTGCTGTATGAATTTATTACTGAACTAGGCTCATTTCACCTGCTGTACAGTATGCCAATCCCTGAAATGATGAATtttgctgggtgccggtggctcacgcctgtaatcgtagctactcaggaggcagagataaggaggatcattaTTCAAAGCCaggcagggcaaatagtttgagggactctatctcgaaaaaacccatcacaaagaagggctgctgaagtggctcaaggtataggccccgagttcaaaaaaACCCAGtctgcaaaagacaaaacaaagcaaaacaaaacaaagaagtttATTCATGAAGTGGCCACAACATAAGGAGACGTAAGACCCAAGTCTTAGATCTACCTCCTTGAGGAAAGAATTTAGGAATTTTTATGGAATTAAGAAGCAGCGTGTCTGAGGCATGGAGCAAGTTGATTGATGGTGAAATGATCAGTGCTCTGAACATGTGTAATCAATCCTCATAGTTTATTTTATAGGCTGAATGTTCAGAAAATGGTAGCATTAGCATCATCTGAAGTGGAGTGTTTGGCTCTCTCATATGAGACACTTGTGTAGGCCCAGGTGCAGTCAGTGGtttcagcaaaagcaatcttTCAGTCCTTAAAAAGCAACATAGGCAATCATTATCATTGTGCCCATGTGTCAGAGGTGTTATCCACAGCAAGGCTAGTACGAGACCAATAATATATAGGTCGACTGTGTGATCTcaaaaattagtgatttttaaagtcaactaaaagtaactaaaagcaagCACATCTAGAGGGTTTATTCAAGTTTTCCCTTTGTTTCAAATTTACCTATTAATCATAATGGAAATTTATACCCCACTGTAGGTGCTATGTAGAGGAATTCTGCTCTACTTCAGTTGCACTGTTACCTCTTCCTTTTCTGACAACTTCCCAACTCCCCACCTATAGGGTTAATCCTTCTTTCTCCTGGAAAGCATATGTATCTTCTTATATTTCtactgttttatttctctttattgtattttttttttggaggcactgggatattaactcagggccttgtgcttggtgggCATGTCCTCTACCccttgaactatacctccagctactattttatttctcaatcaatagtatagtttatttatttgcctttcttctctcctaGATTGTGAGAAAGTTGAAGGCAAGGACTGTATGCCTTTCATAACCCAAGCAGCAGTGACTCACATAATGGGTGCTCAAGAAATATTAGCtgacatgaagaagaacgaaatgttatcattcgctggtaaatggatggaattggagaacatcattctgagtgaggttagcctggcccaaaagaccaaaaatcgtatgttctccctcatatgtggacattagatcaagggcaaacacaacaaggggattggactatgagcacaggataaaagcaagagcacacaagggaggggtgaggataggtaagacacctaaaaaactagctagcatttgttgcccttaatgcagagaaactaaagcagataccttaaagcaactgaggccaataggaaaaggggaccaggaactagagaaaaggttagatcaaaaagaattaacctagaaggtaacacccacgcacaggaaatcaatgtgagtcaatgccctgtatagctatccttatctcaaccagcaaaaccccttgttccttcctattattgcttatactctctctacaacaaaattagagataagggcaaaatagtttctgctgggtattgaggggggaagcgggagggggtggagtgggtggtaagggagggggtgggggcaggggggagaaatgaaccaagccttgtatgcacatatgaataataaaagaaaaatgaaaaaaaaaatctggtaccCATTAATCATTCCTATATTACtattaataaacttttaaaaacctaaaaaaaaaaaaaaaaaaaaagaaatattagctgAAATTGTCATTATTCTAGGTGGTCATGGAAAGATGGACATAGATAGGTGCAGGTAAATAAAGCAacttatattaataataaaatctcTGAGGATTGGGGGAGAGtttcaagtgtagagcacctgcctaacaagcacaagatcctgagttcaaatcccagtaccaccaatttttttaaataaataaaatataaaataaaagttacttgTTTCTATGCATGAATGTGCCCTACATAAAGAGatcttctgttaaaaaaaaaaaaacattacagGGCTGGaggggagcacctgcctagcacctgagttcaagctccagtgcctcaaacaaaacaaaacaaaacaataacaacaaaacaacattAAGCCAGGTACTGGTTAGAGGGtcatacctctaatcctagctccTTGCTAGGCCGAGATGGGAAGGATCATGGTACCAGGGCAGCCCTGGGTTGGGGggcagtttatgagaccccatctca
The sequence above is a segment of the Castor canadensis chromosome 7, mCasCan1.hap1v2, whole genome shotgun sequence genome. Coding sequences within it:
- the Synpo2l gene encoding synaptopodin 2-like protein isoform X1, with protein sequence MGAEEEVLVTLSGGAPWGFRLHGGAEQRKPLQVSKIRRRSQAGRAGLRERDQLLAINGVSCTSLSHASAMNLIDASGNQLVLTLRRVADEGPVRSPSPGELQVLSPLSPLSPEPPGAPVPQPLQPGSLRSPPDSEAYYGETDSDVDGPATHEKPRRPRRRGPTRPAPPGAPPDEVYLSDSPAEPAPAIPGPPSQGDSRVSSPSWEEGAALQPPPAEALLLPHGPLRPGPHLIPMVGPVPHPVAEDLTTTYTQKAKQAKLQHVESLQEKSVKEAKTKCRTIASLLTAAPNPHSKGVLMFKKRRQRAKKYTLVSFGAAAGTGTEEEEDGVPPTSESELDEEAFSDARSLTNQSDWDSPYLDMELARVGSGASEGQGAGLGGQLSEVSGRGVQLFEQQRQRAASSTLELTQVGPAIFNGQGLQSPPRAQSAPPEAAVLPPSSLPASVASPRPFLLSGGAPSPAPGIFNRSARPFTPGLQGHRTGTTSVIFRPLAPKRVNESLGGISSVPPPFVSAPPPFVSSPQGPTPLPTFTTGIPSHVPSSASPSTTRSLGPVTATSSLYIPAPSRPVTPGGAPEPPAPPSAAAMTSTASIFLSAPRRPSARPEAPAPGSAAPESPSAREQRISVPAARTGILQEARRRGTRKQMFRQGNEEMKNSPNPELLSLVQNLDEKPRVGGAESGPEEDALSLGAEACNFMQPPGGRSYKTLPYVTPKTPPPMAPKTPPPMTHKTPPPVAPKPTTQGLFDGLVNGATTSAGIPEPPRLQGRGGELFAKRQSRADRYVVEATPGAGLGPRPRSPSPTPSLPPSWKYSPNIRAPPPIAYNPLLSPFFPQAARTLPKAQPQGPRATPKQGIKALDFMRHQPYQLKTAMFCFDEVPPTPGPTSGPPKTARVQEIRRFSTPAPQPTAEPLAPTVLAPRAATTLDEPIWRAELASAPVPSSAPLQESPRGLGATSSSCGFQVARPRFSATRTGLQAHVWRPGAGHQ